In a single window of the Pseudomonas sp. B21-015 genome:
- a CDS encoding rRNA pseudouridine synthase, protein MTDPIRLSKRLIELVGCSRREAELFIEGGWVTVDGEVIDEPQFKVDTQKVELDPEAKATAPEPVTILMNVPVGMDAETAMATLSAATLSEEHRYGKRPLKGHFLRLTASADLQANASGLLVFTQDWKILRKLTADASKIEQEYVVEVEGDMVAHGLNRLNHGLTYKGKELPPVKASWQNENRLRFAMKNPQPGVIALFCQAVGLKVVAIRRIRIGGVSIGKVPAGQWRYLSGKEKF, encoded by the coding sequence ATGACTGACCCGATTCGTCTCTCCAAACGCCTCATCGAACTCGTCGGCTGCTCCCGTCGGGAGGCTGAGCTGTTCATCGAGGGCGGCTGGGTCACCGTGGACGGTGAAGTCATCGACGAGCCGCAGTTCAAGGTCGACACCCAGAAAGTCGAACTTGATCCCGAAGCCAAGGCCACCGCACCAGAGCCGGTGACCATCCTGATGAATGTCCCTGTGGGCATGGACGCGGAAACGGCCATGGCGACCCTCAGCGCCGCGACCCTGAGCGAAGAACACCGCTATGGCAAACGTCCGCTCAAGGGCCACTTCCTGCGCCTGACCGCCAGCGCCGACCTGCAGGCCAACGCCAGCGGTCTGCTGGTGTTCACCCAGGACTGGAAGATCCTGCGCAAGCTCACCGCCGACGCCAGCAAAATCGAGCAGGAATATGTGGTCGAAGTTGAAGGCGACATGGTGGCTCACGGTCTCAACCGCCTGAACCACGGCCTGACCTACAAGGGCAAGGAACTGCCGCCGGTCAAAGCCAGCTGGCAAAACGAAAACCGTCTGCGCTTTGCCATGAAGAACCCACAACCGGGTGTGATTGCCCTGTTCTGCCAGGCCGTCGGCCTCAAGGTCGTCGCCATCCGCCGCATCCGCATCGGCGGCGTGTCCATCGGCAAAGTGCCCGCCGGGCAATGGCGCTACCTGTCCGGCAAAGAGAAGTTCTAA
- a CDS encoding diacylglycerol kinase, with protein sequence MSPFKGQTGLKRILNASGYSLDGLRAAFTGEAAFRQLVLLNAILIPLSFFLNVSRVEQALLIAVCLLALIVELLNSAVEAAIDRISLELHPLSKNAKDMGSAAQLVALSMIALVWAVILL encoded by the coding sequence ATGTCACCTTTCAAAGGCCAGACCGGCCTAAAACGCATCCTCAACGCCTCCGGTTACTCCCTGGACGGCCTGCGCGCGGCCTTCACCGGTGAAGCGGCTTTTCGCCAACTGGTGTTGCTCAATGCCATCCTGATTCCGCTGTCGTTTTTCCTGAATGTCAGTCGTGTCGAGCAGGCGCTGTTGATTGCAGTCTGCCTGTTGGCGCTGATCGTCGAATTGCTCAACTCGGCGGTGGAAGCGGCCATCGACCGTATTTCCCTCGAGCTGCACCCGCTGTCCAAGAACGCCAAGGACATGGGCAGCGCTGCTCAATTGGTGGCGTTGAGCATGATCGCCCTGGTGTGGGCGGTGATCCTGCTTTAA
- the fpr gene encoding ferredoxin-NADP reductase has translation MSNMNHERVLSVHHWNDTLFSFKCTRDPGLRFENGQFVMIGLQQPNGRPLMRAYSIASPNWEEHLEFFSIKVPDGPLTSQLQHLKEGDEIIISKKPTGTLVLDDLKPGKHLYLLSTGTGLAPFMSVIQDPETYERFEKVILCHGVRYVNEVAYREFITEHLPQNEFFGEALRDKLIYYPTVTREPFENEGRLTDLMRSGKLFSDIGLPPINPQDDRAMLCGSPSMLDETSEVLNSFGLKVSPRMREPGDYLIERAFVEK, from the coding sequence ATGAGCAACATGAACCACGAGCGTGTCCTCAGTGTTCACCACTGGAACGACACTCTGTTCAGCTTCAAGTGCACCCGCGATCCGGGCCTGCGCTTCGAGAACGGTCAGTTCGTGATGATCGGCCTGCAACAACCCAACGGCCGGCCGCTTATGCGCGCTTACTCGATTGCCAGCCCGAACTGGGAAGAGCATCTCGAGTTCTTCAGCATCAAGGTGCCTGATGGCCCGCTGACTTCCCAGTTGCAGCATCTGAAGGAAGGCGACGAGATCATCATCAGCAAGAAGCCTACCGGTACGCTGGTGCTGGACGACTTGAAGCCTGGCAAACATCTGTACCTGCTCAGCACCGGTACCGGTCTGGCGCCGTTCATGAGCGTCATCCAGGACCCGGAAACCTACGAGCGTTTCGAAAAAGTGATCCTGTGCCACGGCGTGCGTTACGTCAATGAAGTCGCTTACCGCGAGTTCATCACCGAGCATCTGCCGCAGAACGAATTCTTCGGCGAGGCCCTGCGTGACAAGTTGATCTACTACCCGACCGTGACCCGCGAGCCGTTCGAGAACGAAGGCCGCCTGACCGACCTGATGCGCAGCGGCAAGCTGTTCAGCGACATCGGTCTGCCACCGATCAACCCGCAGGACGACCGCGCCATGCTGTGCGGCAGCCCGAGCATGCTCGACGAAACCAGCGAAGTGTTGAACAGCTTCGGCCTGAAAGTTTCGCCGCGGATGCGCGAGCCGGGTGATTACCTGATCGAGCGTGCGTTCGTCGAGAAGTAA
- a CDS encoding potassium transporter Kup, translated as MGQASSQAIAGGHSAAKPISMLVAAVGVVYGDIGTSPLYTLKEVFAGHYGVPVNHDGVFGILALIFWSLIWVVSIKYVLFILRADNQGEGGIMALTALARRASTPYPKLRALLVILGLIGAALFYGDSMITPAISVLSAVEGLELAFEGLDRWVVPLSLIVLVGLFLIQKHGTDRIGKLFGPVMVSWFVVLGVLGISGIIKHPEVLNALNPVWGVRFFIVHPGMGVAILGAVVLALTGAEALYADMGHFGRKPIARAWFALVLPALVLNYFGQGALLLEDPEAARNPFYLLAPGWALIPLVILSTLATVIASQAVISGAFSLTRQAIQLGYIPRMRIQHTSSAEQGQIYIGAVNWALMVGVILLVLGFESSGALASAYGVAVTGTMLITSILVSAVMLLLWKWPPVLTVPILIGFLLVDGLFFAANVPKIIQGGAFPVLAGIVLFILMTTWKRGKELLVDRLDEGGLPLPIFISSIRVQPPHRVQGTAVFLTARPDAVPHALLHNLLHNQVLHEQVVLLTVVYEDIPRVPPQRRFAVDSYGEGFFRVILHFGFIDEPDVPEALKLCHLDDLNFSPMRTTYFLSRETVIASKLEGMARWREALFAFMLKNANGNLRFFNLPLNRVIELGTQVEM; from the coding sequence ATGGGGCAGGCAAGTAGTCAGGCGATAGCCGGCGGGCATTCGGCGGCGAAGCCGATCAGCATGCTGGTCGCGGCGGTCGGGGTGGTTTACGGCGATATCGGCACGAGCCCGTTGTACACCCTCAAAGAGGTTTTTGCCGGGCATTATGGGGTTCCGGTCAACCATGACGGAGTATTCGGGATTCTGGCACTGATTTTCTGGTCGCTGATCTGGGTCGTTTCGATTAAATATGTGCTGTTCATTCTTCGCGCCGACAATCAGGGTGAAGGCGGGATCATGGCGCTGACGGCACTGGCTCGTCGTGCTTCGACGCCTTATCCGAAGTTGCGCGCGCTATTGGTGATTCTGGGATTGATCGGTGCTGCGCTGTTTTATGGCGATAGCATGATCACCCCAGCCATTTCCGTTCTATCGGCGGTGGAAGGGCTGGAACTGGCGTTCGAGGGGCTGGATCGTTGGGTCGTACCATTGTCGCTGATCGTGTTGGTGGGGTTGTTCCTGATCCAGAAACACGGCACGGACCGCATCGGCAAGCTGTTTGGCCCGGTGATGGTGTCGTGGTTTGTGGTGCTGGGTGTACTCGGCATCAGCGGGATCATCAAACATCCTGAAGTACTCAATGCACTCAATCCGGTGTGGGGTGTGCGTTTCTTCATTGTGCATCCGGGCATGGGGGTGGCGATTCTCGGCGCGGTCGTGCTGGCCTTGACCGGTGCCGAAGCGCTTTATGCAGACATGGGCCACTTCGGCCGTAAGCCGATCGCTCGTGCCTGGTTCGCGCTGGTGCTGCCGGCGTTGGTGCTGAACTACTTCGGTCAGGGCGCCTTGTTGCTGGAAGACCCGGAAGCTGCACGTAACCCGTTTTACCTGTTGGCGCCAGGCTGGGCGTTGATTCCTCTGGTGATCCTGTCGACGCTGGCCACCGTCATCGCCTCGCAAGCGGTGATCTCCGGTGCGTTCTCGTTGACCCGTCAGGCGATTCAGTTGGGCTACATCCCGCGCATGCGCATTCAGCACACCTCCAGTGCCGAACAGGGGCAGATTTACATTGGTGCAGTGAATTGGGCGCTGATGGTCGGGGTGATTCTGCTGGTGCTGGGGTTTGAGTCTTCCGGTGCGCTGGCCTCGGCCTACGGTGTCGCCGTGACCGGGACCATGCTGATCACCAGCATTCTGGTGTCGGCGGTGATGCTGCTGCTTTGGAAATGGCCGCCGGTGCTGACGGTGCCGATATTGATCGGCTTCTTGTTGGTGGACGGGCTGTTCTTCGCCGCCAACGTGCCGAAGATCATTCAGGGTGGTGCCTTTCCGGTTCTGGCGGGGATCGTGCTGTTTATCCTGATGACCACCTGGAAGCGCGGTAAAGAGCTGCTGGTGGATCGGCTGGACGAGGGCGGGCTACCGCTGCCGATCTTCATCAGCAGCATCCGCGTGCAACCGCCGCATCGGGTCCAGGGCACCGCTGTGTTCCTTACCGCTCGCCCGGACGCCGTGCCTCACGCGCTGCTGCACAACTTGCTGCATAACCAGGTGCTGCATGAGCAAGTGGTGTTGCTGACGGTGGTGTACGAAGACATCCCGCGCGTCCCGCCGCAACGGCGTTTCGCGGTCGATTCCTACGGCGAAGGGTTCTTCCGGGTGATCCTGCATTTCGGCTTCATCGACGAGCCGGATGTGCCTGAGGCCTTGAAACTGTGCCATCTGGATGACCTGAATTTCAGCCCGATGCGCACGACCTACTTCCTCAGCCGCGAGACGGTCATCGCCTCCAAGCTCGAAGGCATGGCCCGCTGGCGAGAGGCGTTGTTCGCCTTTATGTTGAAGAATGCCAACGGTAATCTGCGGTTCTTCAATTTACCGCTGAACCGGGTGATTGAGTTGGGTACGCAAGTCGAGATGTAA
- a CDS encoding DUF3077 domain-containing protein, producing MTKIDSTAISELKTIGLTPLIYCSDQALFNVRAGVPIVDALSQASDLLFLAKSFTEDAAYIKDTDRHAWAAHYLTAMSKAVIDDVVKVLTPRPARTKTESEEEIPESK from the coding sequence ATGACCAAAATAGATTCAACCGCGATTTCAGAACTAAAAACCATCGGCCTCACCCCGCTCATCTACTGCTCGGATCAGGCGTTGTTCAACGTCCGCGCCGGCGTCCCCATTGTTGATGCATTGTCACAAGCCTCCGATCTGCTATTCCTCGCCAAATCATTTACCGAGGATGCAGCCTACATAAAAGACACCGACCGCCACGCCTGGGCCGCGCATTATTTGACGGCTATGTCCAAGGCAGTGATTGATGATGTGGTGAAGGTGCTTACACCTCGACCTGCTCGGACAAAGACTGAATCTGAAGAAGAGATACCTGAAAGCAAGTAA
- the erdR gene encoding response regulator transcription factor ErdR has protein sequence MATYEILIADDHPLFRSALHQALTLGLGPDVRLVEVASIAELETRLDEKADWDLVLLDLNMPGAYGFSGLVLLRGQYPQIPVVMVSAQEEASIMVKSREFGASGFIPKSSDLSVIQKAVRAVLDGDVFWPPQAFEAVSVSDEAKAASEGLASLTPQQFRVLTMVCEGLLNKQIAYELSVSEATIKAHVTAIFRKLNVRTRTQAALLLQQLESIPSH, from the coding sequence ATGGCCACATACGAAATCCTGATTGCCGATGACCACCCTCTTTTTCGTAGTGCCTTGCATCAAGCGTTGACCCTGGGCCTGGGCCCGGATGTCCGCCTGGTGGAGGTGGCGAGCATTGCCGAACTGGAAACCCGTCTTGACGAGAAGGCCGACTGGGATCTGGTGTTGCTGGACCTGAACATGCCGGGGGCTTACGGTTTTTCCGGATTGGTGCTGTTGCGTGGGCAGTACCCGCAGATTCCGGTGGTGATGGTGTCGGCTCAGGAAGAAGCGTCGATCATGGTGAAATCCCGTGAGTTCGGCGCCAGTGGCTTCATTCCCAAGTCCAGTGACCTGAGCGTCATTCAGAAAGCGGTGCGCGCGGTGCTCGATGGCGACGTATTCTGGCCGCCCCAGGCCTTCGAAGCGGTCAGCGTTTCCGACGAAGCCAAGGCTGCCAGCGAAGGCCTTGCCAGCCTGACACCCCAGCAGTTCCGGGTGTTGACCATGGTCTGTGAAGGTTTGCTGAACAAGCAGATTGCTTACGAATTGAGCGTTTCCGAAGCGACGATCAAGGCCCACGTCACGGCGATTTTCCGTAAGCTGAATGTGCGGACCCGGACTCAGGCGGCGCTGCTCTTGCAACAACTTGAGTCAATTCCGAGTCACTAA
- the tsaA gene encoding tRNA (N6-threonylcarbamoyladenosine(37)-N6)-methyltransferase TrmO: MTYSVSPIGFVRSCFKEKFAIPRQPQLAPAARGVLELVAPFDQGDAVQGLEQVSHVWLLFLFHQALEEKPRLKVRPPRLGGNKSMGVFATRATHRPNGIGQSVVKLDKVEANRLWISGIDLLDGTPVLDIKPYVPYADIIDTASNSIASAPPPLIPVQWTDSALQQAHSHAQRLEEPLVELIEQCLAQDPRPAYQIPAPEREYGAQFWDVDVRWHYPTPDLIRVLEVIPVSNA, encoded by the coding sequence ATGACCTACAGCGTTTCCCCCATCGGCTTCGTGCGCTCCTGTTTCAAGGAGAAGTTCGCCATTCCGCGCCAACCGCAACTGGCCCCGGCCGCTCGGGGCGTGCTGGAACTGGTGGCGCCGTTCGATCAGGGTGATGCGGTGCAGGGGCTGGAGCAGGTCAGCCATGTCTGGCTGTTGTTCCTGTTCCATCAGGCCCTGGAAGAAAAGCCACGCCTGAAAGTCCGCCCTCCGCGCCTGGGCGGCAACAAATCCATGGGCGTGTTCGCCACCCGCGCGACGCACCGCCCCAATGGCATCGGTCAATCGGTGGTCAAACTGGACAAGGTCGAAGCCAATCGGCTGTGGATCTCCGGCATCGACTTGCTGGACGGCACGCCGGTTCTCGACATCAAACCTTACGTGCCCTACGCCGACATCATCGACACAGCGTCCAACAGCATCGCCAGCGCCCCGCCACCGTTGATTCCCGTGCAGTGGACGGATTCAGCGCTGCAACAGGCTCACAGCCACGCTCAGCGCCTTGAAGAGCCCTTGGTCGAGCTGATCGAGCAATGCCTGGCACAAGACCCACGCCCGGCCTACCAGATTCCTGCGCCTGAGCGGGAATACGGCGCGCAGTTCTGGGATGTGGATGTGCGCTGGCATTACCCCACGCCTGACCTGATCCGCGTCCTTGAAGTCATTCCCGTCTCCAACGCGTAG
- a CDS encoding restriction endonuclease subunit S — protein sequence MNKLPQGWVTCSLASIGQIVTGKTPSTKEPQFYGGKIPFIKPSDLNHSGPIFHTENYLTETGAAEVASLPPKSIVVTCIGNLGKVGITTTTSATNQQINAVIPENGVNPIFLFHYCKTLKQWLESESSATTISIVNKGIFSTAPVPLPPYAEQIHIAQKLDELLAQVNTLKARIDAIPTLLKRFRQSVLVAAISGRLTEEWRECGQSAPPHDWRQVTVGDLCKLKSGIAISADYEKDFGDFKYFKVGEMNIEGNEFFLQHTDRYLSKGDAPEKSMMPSGSILFPKRGGAIATNKKRVLKDPSFVDLNIMGIIVPADVETMYIYHWFETIDLAKLNTGSTIPQINNTDIAPLEIPLPPQAEQTEIVRRVEQLLAFAEQLEAKVASAKSRIDHLTQSILAKAFRGELVPQDPNDEPASVLLERIKAQRAAAPKAKRAQKGVRV from the coding sequence ATGAATAAGCTACCTCAAGGTTGGGTTACTTGCAGTCTCGCTAGCATTGGCCAAATCGTCACAGGTAAAACCCCCAGTACAAAGGAGCCACAGTTCTATGGCGGAAAAATCCCCTTCATTAAACCCAGCGACCTTAATCACTCAGGCCCCATCTTTCATACAGAAAACTATTTGACAGAAACCGGTGCAGCTGAAGTCGCTAGCCTCCCACCGAAAAGTATTGTTGTGACCTGCATTGGAAACCTTGGAAAGGTTGGCATTACAACAACAACTTCCGCGACCAATCAGCAAATAAATGCAGTGATTCCAGAGAATGGAGTCAATCCGATTTTTTTATTCCACTACTGCAAGACACTGAAGCAGTGGCTTGAAAGCGAGTCCTCTGCGACAACAATCTCTATCGTAAATAAGGGCATATTTTCTACAGCGCCAGTACCCCTGCCGCCGTACGCAGAACAAATTCATATCGCCCAAAAACTCGATGAACTGCTGGCCCAGGTCAACACCCTCAAAGCCCGCATCGACGCCATCCCCACCCTGCTCAAACGCTTCCGCCAATCTGTATTAGTAGCTGCGATTTCTGGACGTTTGACGGAGGAGTGGCGGGAATGCGGCCAAAGTGCCCCCCCCCATGACTGGCGTCAAGTAACAGTAGGCGATCTTTGCAAGCTAAAAAGTGGGATAGCGATTTCCGCTGACTATGAAAAGGACTTTGGCGACTTTAAATACTTCAAAGTTGGAGAGATGAATATTGAAGGGAATGAGTTTTTTCTCCAGCACACGGATCGATACTTATCAAAAGGCGATGCGCCGGAAAAGTCCATGATGCCAAGCGGGAGCATTTTGTTCCCAAAGCGAGGCGGGGCAATCGCGACAAACAAAAAGAGAGTTCTGAAAGACCCATCATTTGTTGACCTGAACATCATGGGAATTATTGTTCCAGCAGATGTCGAGACCATGTATATCTATCATTGGTTCGAAACGATTGACTTAGCCAAGCTGAACACTGGCTCTACAATCCCTCAAATCAACAATACCGATATAGCTCCGCTTGAAATCCCGCTCCCCCCTCAAGCAGAACAAACCGAAATCGTCCGCCGAGTCGAACAACTCCTAGCCTTCGCCGAGCAACTCGAAGCCAAAGTCGCCTCGGCCAAAAGTCGTATCGACCACCTGACCCAAAGCATCCTGGCCAAAGCTTTCCGTGGTGAACTCGTCCCCCAAGATCCAAACGATGAACCCGCCAGCGTGCTGCTGGAGCGTATCAAGGCCCAGCGTGCCGCCGCACCCAAAGCCAAGCGTGCGCAGAAAGGTGTGCGCGTTTAG
- a CDS encoding DUF1456 family protein — translation MIHNDVLRSVRYMLDISDKKVIEIIKLGGMDVSMEDLLTYLDKKEEDEEGFVRCPDEVMAHFLDGLVIFKRGKDESRPPQPIEVPVTNNIILKKLRVAFELKEDDMHAILKAAEFPVSKPELSALFRKFGHTNYRPCGDQLLRNFLKGLTLRVRPQ, via the coding sequence ATGATTCATAACGACGTACTGCGCAGCGTGCGCTACATGCTCGACATCAGCGACAAGAAAGTCATCGAGATCATCAAGCTCGGCGGCATGGACGTGTCCATGGAAGACCTGCTGACGTACCTCGACAAGAAAGAGGAAGACGAGGAAGGCTTCGTACGCTGCCCGGACGAGGTCATGGCGCATTTCCTCGACGGTCTGGTGATCTTCAAGCGCGGCAAAGACGAAAGCCGTCCACCGCAGCCGATCGAAGTGCCGGTGACCAACAACATCATCCTGAAGAAATTGCGCGTGGCCTTCGAGTTGAAGGAAGACGACATGCACGCCATCCTCAAGGCCGCCGAGTTCCCGGTATCCAAGCCTGAGCTGAGCGCGCTGTTCCGCAAATTCGGCCACACCAACTACCGCCCGTGCGGCGACCAGTTGCTGCGCAACTTCCTCAAGGGCCTGACCCTGCGCGTGCGCCCGCAGTAA
- the rimO gene encoding 30S ribosomal protein S12 methylthiotransferase RimO, giving the protein MSTTPAPANPKVGFVSLGCPKALVDSERILTQLRMEGYDVVSTYQDADVVVVNTCGFIDSAKAESLEVIGEAIKENGKVIVTGCMGVEEGNIRNVHPSVLAVTGPQQYEQVVNAVHDVVPPRQDHNPLIDLVPPQGIKLTPRHYAYLKISEGCNHSCSFCIIPSMRGKLVSRPVGDVLDEAQRLVKSGVKELLVISQDTSAYGVDVKYRTGFWNGAPVKTRMTELCEALSTLGVWVRLHYVYPYPHVDELIPLMAAGKILPYLDIPFQHASPKVLKAMKRPAFEDKTLARIKNWREICPDLIIRSTFIVGFPGETEEDFQYLLNWLTEAQLDRVGCFQYSPVEGAPANDLDLEIVPDDVKQDRWERFMAHQQAISSARLQMRIGREIEVLVDEVDEQGAVGRCFFDAPEIDGNVFIDNGSNLKPGDKVWCKVTDADEYDLWAEQI; this is encoded by the coding sequence ATGTCCACCACTCCTGCGCCGGCCAATCCAAAGGTTGGCTTCGTATCCCTGGGTTGCCCGAAAGCACTGGTCGACTCCGAGCGCATCCTTACCCAACTGCGCATGGAAGGCTATGACGTTGTGTCCACTTATCAGGACGCCGACGTCGTGGTAGTCAACACCTGCGGCTTCATCGACTCGGCCAAGGCCGAGTCCCTGGAAGTGATCGGCGAAGCCATCAAGGAAAACGGCAAGGTCATCGTGACCGGCTGCATGGGTGTCGAAGAAGGCAATATCCGCAACGTGCACCCAAGTGTGCTGGCGGTGACCGGTCCGCAGCAGTACGAGCAAGTGGTCAACGCCGTGCACGACGTCGTGCCGCCGCGTCAGGATCACAACCCGCTGATCGACCTGGTGCCGCCCCAAGGGATCAAACTGACCCCGCGCCACTATGCCTACCTGAAGATTTCCGAAGGCTGCAACCATAGCTGCAGCTTCTGCATCATCCCGTCGATGCGCGGCAAACTGGTCAGCCGCCCGGTCGGTGACGTGCTCGACGAGGCCCAGCGCCTGGTCAAGTCCGGCGTCAAAGAGCTGTTGGTGATTTCCCAGGACACCAGCGCCTACGGCGTCGACGTGAAATACCGCACTGGTTTCTGGAACGGCGCGCCGGTGAAAACCCGCATGACCGAACTCTGCGAAGCCCTGAGCACCCTCGGCGTCTGGGTGCGCCTGCACTACGTTTACCCGTACCCGCACGTCGACGAGCTGATCCCGCTGATGGCCGCCGGGAAAATCCTGCCGTACCTGGACATCCCGTTCCAGCACGCCAGCCCGAAAGTCCTCAAAGCCATGAAACGCCCGGCCTTCGAAGACAAGACCCTGGCGCGGATCAAGAACTGGCGCGAGATCTGCCCGGACCTGATCATCCGTTCGACCTTCATCGTCGGCTTCCCTGGCGAAACCGAAGAAGACTTCCAGTACCTGCTGAACTGGCTGACCGAAGCCCAGCTCGACCGCGTCGGCTGCTTCCAGTACTCGCCGGTTGAAGGTGCACCGGCCAACGATCTGGACCTGGAAATCGTTCCGGACGACGTCAAGCAAGACCGCTGGGAGCGCTTCATGGCGCACCAGCAGGCCATCAGCTCGGCGCGCCTGCAAATGCGCATCGGCCGTGAGATCGAAGTGCTGGTCGATGAAGTCGACGAGCAAGGCGCAGTCGGCCGTTGCTTCTTCGATGCCCCGGAAATCGACGGCAACGTGTTCATCGACAACGGCAGCAACCTGAAGCCAGGCGACAAAGTCTGGTGCAAAGTGACTGACGCCGACGAATACGACCTGTGGGCTGAACAGATCTAA
- a CDS encoding LysR family transcriptional regulator, whose product MRFTLRQLQVFVAVAQQESVSRAAGLLNLSQSAASTSITELERQCSCQLFDRAGKRLSLNALGKQLLPQAVALLDQAKEIEDLLNGKSGFGSLAVGATLTIGNYLATLLIGSFMQRHPESQVKLHVQNTANIVQQVAHYEIDLGLIEGDCSHPDIEVQSWVEDELVVFCAPQHPLAKRGTATMEALSHEAWILREQGSGTRLTFDQAMRHHRSALNIRLELEHTEAIKRAVESGLGIGCISRLALRDAFRRGSLVPVETPDLDLARQFYFIWHKQKYQTSAMREFLDLCRAFTAGVQRSDEIVLPTIA is encoded by the coding sequence ATGCGATTTACTCTCCGTCAACTTCAAGTATTCGTCGCCGTCGCTCAGCAGGAAAGCGTATCCCGTGCCGCGGGTCTGCTCAACCTCTCACAATCGGCGGCGAGCACCTCGATCACCGAGCTAGAGCGCCAGTGCAGCTGCCAGCTGTTCGACCGCGCCGGAAAACGGCTGAGCCTCAACGCCCTCGGCAAACAGCTGTTGCCACAAGCGGTGGCCCTGCTCGATCAGGCCAAGGAAATCGAAGACCTGCTCAATGGCAAATCCGGTTTCGGCTCCCTGGCGGTCGGCGCGACCCTGACCATCGGCAATTACCTGGCGACCTTGCTGATCGGCAGCTTCATGCAGCGTCACCCGGAAAGCCAAGTGAAGCTGCATGTGCAGAACACCGCCAACATCGTGCAACAGGTGGCTCACTATGAAATTGATCTGGGTCTGATCGAAGGCGACTGCAGCCATCCGGACATCGAAGTGCAGAGCTGGGTCGAAGATGAGCTGGTGGTGTTCTGCGCGCCCCAGCATCCGCTGGCCAAACGCGGCACAGCCACCATGGAGGCGCTGAGCCACGAAGCCTGGATCTTGCGTGAACAAGGCTCGGGCACACGGCTGACGTTCGACCAGGCCATGCGTCACCACCGTAGCGCGCTGAACATTCGCCTGGAGCTGGAACACACCGAAGCGATCAAGCGCGCAGTGGAGTCAGGTTTGGGGATTGGCTGCATTTCGCGCCTGGCGCTGCGCGATGCGTTCCGCCGTGGCAGCCTGGTGCCGGTGGAAACACCGGATCTGGACCTGGCGCGGCAGTTCTATTTCATCTGGCACAAACAGAAATATCAGACATCGGCGATGCGCGAATTCCTCGACTTGTGCCGCGCGTTCACCGCCGGGGTTCAGCGCAGCGACGAGATCGTCCTGCCCACCATCGCTTAA
- a CDS encoding acetyltransferase, translating into MRQHSVIHTPKQSDYEELTQVWEASVRATHDFLPDTYIELLKNLVLTRYLDAVMLICTKDSRQRITGFAGIAAGKIEMLFIDPDHRGKGLGKQLLRYALEHLNADELDVNEQNPQALGFYFKQGFEVIGRSEHDGMGQPYPLLHMRLRQAQQRTRSG; encoded by the coding sequence ATGCGCCAACATTCGGTCATTCACACACCGAAACAGAGCGACTACGAAGAACTCACCCAAGTGTGGGAAGCCTCGGTGCGCGCTACCCATGACTTTCTGCCCGACACCTATATCGAACTGCTGAAGAACCTGGTGCTGACCCGCTACCTCGACGCCGTCATGCTGATCTGCACCAAAGACTCGCGCCAGCGCATTACCGGGTTCGCCGGCATCGCGGCGGGCAAGATCGAAATGCTCTTCATCGATCCAGACCACCGTGGCAAGGGCCTGGGCAAGCAATTGCTGCGCTATGCCCTGGAACACCTGAACGCCGATGAGCTGGACGTCAACGAGCAGAACCCGCAGGCCCTGGGCTTTTACTTCAAGCAAGGCTTCGAAGTGATCGGCCGCTCCGAGCACGACGGCATGGGTCAGCCCTATCCGTTGCTGCACATGCGTTTGCGTCAGGCGCAACAACGTACGCGCAGCGGCTGA